A genomic region of Vitis vinifera cultivar Pinot Noir 40024 chromosome 7, ASM3070453v1 contains the following coding sequences:
- the LOC109122153 gene encoding uncharacterized protein LOC109122153, whose protein sequence is MSLTSSVAQDIATLCTRSSEGQSDCALTPPEEAMNVERKKDEGSTGVHPYSDEMIGKGTGATNTHFGQQRVTGAAVDDGPCIDHHTCPLSQKSVELQSLKGVQMGVQEGCGSKQPSPTPRQRFKHTAKMLVEPAAICKSPFVSQCVQLFPKISQQERLVADYALSEDGEPRSCAICMTHI, encoded by the exons ATGAGCCTCACTTCATCTGTGGCACAAGACATTGCCACACTATGTACAAGGTCCAGTGAAGGACAAAGTGACTGTGCACTCACCCCACCAGAAGAAGCTATGAatgtagaaagaaagaaagacgaGGGAAGCACCGGTGTGCATCCTTATAGTGATGAAATGATAGGAAAAGGAACTGGTGCCACAAACACTCATTTTGGCCAGCAAAGAGTCACCGGTGCAGCAGTAGATGATGGCCCATGTATTGACCACCACACATGCCCACTTTCACAAAAGAGTGTTGAATTGCAATCACTTAAAGGGGTGCAAATGGGTGTTCAAGAAGGCTGTGGCAGCAAACAACCTTCTCCTACCCCTAGGCAGAGATTTAAACACACAGCGAAAATGCTTGTCGAGCCAGCCGCCATTTGCAAATCCCCCTTCGTCTCTCAATGTGTTCAACTATTTCCTAAAATCAGCCAACAAGAAAGGTTGGTTGCGGATTATGCGTTGTCAGAAGACGGTGAGCCAAG ATCTTGTGCGATATGCATGACACATATATAA